The Pseudomonadota bacterium genome includes a window with the following:
- the msrB gene encoding peptide-methionine (R)-S-oxide reductase MsrB, with amino-acid sequence MSDTVFSIDTPLPADIDPKTLSDDDWKKRLSPAAFKVARKHGTERAFSHPYNDEKRAGTYSCVCCGQALFSSDAKFDSGTGWPSFFTPIDAEAIDDHEDRSFFMRRTENRCSRCDAHLGHVFPDGPQPTGLRYCMNGIALYFEPDQT; translated from the coding sequence ATGTCAGATACAGTCTTCTCAATCGATACGCCCCTACCTGCAGATATTGACCCCAAAACACTGTCCGATGACGACTGGAAAAAACGGCTTTCGCCGGCCGCTTTCAAAGTTGCGCGCAAGCATGGAACCGAGCGCGCCTTCAGTCATCCCTATAATGATGAGAAGCGCGCGGGCACCTATTCCTGTGTCTGCTGTGGCCAGGCACTCTTCTCCTCCGATGCGAAGTTCGATTCTGGAACCGGATGGCCAAGCTTCTTCACGCCAATCGACGCGGAGGCTATCGACGACCATGAGGACAGGTCTTTTTTCATGCGGAGAACGGAGAACCGTTGCTCCCGCTGCGACGCCCATCTCGGTCATGTGTTTCCCGATGGCCCGCAGCCGACCGGTCTGCGCTATTGCATGAATGGGATTGCCCTGTATTTCGAGCCCGACCAGACCTAA
- a CDS encoding S9 family peptidase: MAFSPPEIDAPVAEKRPTQRIIHGQTLRDDYAWLRADNWQQVMREPDTLPEDIRAYLDAENSYASAALAPVAQLKETLKLEMRGRIKEDDSSVPAPDGPYAYGTRYREGGQHPMIVRQDRNGGGELVLLDGDELAKGKAYYRLGGSSHSPDHRYLAWSFDDKGSEKFTLRVRDLSAGVDLVERLEETSGGGGVWSADGLTLYYTRLDDNHRPSRVFRHELGTDPADDVLVYEEADPGFFVGVGKTLSGRFVIIDCHDHQTSESWLIDLEGVDQTPRLVAPREVGIEYSVDHQGDKLIIHTNADGAEDFKIAEAPVDSMSREGWSDIEPHEAGRLILDVITFERHLIVLERAGGLPRLRMRPADGGVAAQWQTIEFDEPAYALGIGTNLEYSADILRISYSSPTTPGQTIDIDLVSGDRTVRKTQEVPSGHNPRDYQVRRLFAPAEDGEQVPFTVLTRADHIDDGRAPCLLYGYGSYGISIPASFSTNALSLVDRGMVYAIAHIRGGKDKGFGWYKAGKAEHKQNTFSDFIAVRDALVADKIIAAGKVVAQGGSAGGMLMGAVANQAPEKFAGIVAQVPFVDVLNTMLDDTLPLTPPEWPEWGNPIADATAFARIRRYSPYDAVSAQDYPAIFALAGLTDPRVTYWEPAKWIARLRALTTGEAPILLKTNMDAGHGGAAGRFDRLDEIAEVFAFALAVTGLGDGDGSVDQ, from the coding sequence ATGGCATTCAGTCCACCCGAAATCGACGCGCCCGTTGCCGAGAAGCGGCCAACGCAACGCATAATCCACGGCCAGACGCTGCGCGACGACTACGCCTGGTTGCGCGCTGACAACTGGCAGCAGGTCATGCGCGAGCCGGACACGCTGCCCGAGGATATTCGTGCCTATCTCGACGCTGAAAACAGCTATGCGAGCGCCGCACTCGCGCCGGTCGCACAGCTGAAAGAGACGTTGAAATTGGAGATGCGCGGCCGCATCAAAGAGGACGATAGCTCGGTGCCTGCTCCAGACGGACCGTATGCTTACGGCACCCGCTATCGTGAGGGCGGACAGCATCCGATGATCGTTCGCCAGGACCGCAACGGTGGCGGCGAGTTGGTGCTGCTGGACGGGGACGAACTTGCCAAAGGAAAAGCCTATTACAGGCTCGGCGGGAGTAGCCACTCACCCGATCACCGCTATCTAGCGTGGTCGTTCGATGACAAGGGATCGGAGAAGTTCACGCTGCGCGTGCGCGACCTGTCGGCTGGAGTGGATCTTGTCGAGAGGCTGGAGGAGACAAGTGGCGGCGGCGGCGTATGGTCGGCCGATGGCCTGACGCTGTACTACACGCGCCTCGATGACAATCACCGCCCATCCCGGGTTTTCCGGCACGAACTGGGCACCGATCCCGCAGACGATGTTCTGGTCTACGAAGAAGCCGATCCGGGCTTCTTTGTTGGCGTCGGAAAGACCCTTTCGGGCCGCTTTGTCATCATTGACTGCCACGACCACCAGACATCCGAAAGCTGGCTGATCGATCTTGAAGGTGTCGATCAAACACCGCGTCTTGTGGCGCCACGCGAGGTTGGCATTGAGTACAGTGTCGACCACCAGGGTGATAAGCTGATCATTCATACGAACGCCGATGGCGCAGAAGACTTCAAAATCGCCGAAGCGCCTGTCGATAGCATGTCGCGAGAGGGTTGGAGCGACATCGAACCCCATGAAGCGGGTCGGCTGATCCTTGATGTCATTACGTTCGAGAGACACCTGATCGTCCTGGAGCGGGCGGGCGGCCTGCCACGCTTGCGCATGCGCCCTGCAGACGGTGGCGTTGCTGCGCAGTGGCAAACCATCGAATTCGATGAGCCAGCCTACGCTTTGGGGATCGGAACCAACCTTGAGTACAGCGCTGATATCCTGCGCATCAGCTACTCGTCGCCGACAACACCGGGGCAAACGATCGATATTGATCTTGTCAGCGGCGACAGAACGGTTCGGAAGACCCAAGAGGTCCCTTCCGGCCACAATCCGAGGGACTATCAGGTCCGACGCCTTTTCGCGCCGGCAGAAGATGGCGAACAGGTTCCGTTTACCGTGCTGACACGGGCCGACCACATAGACGACGGACGTGCCCCGTGCCTGCTGTACGGCTACGGGTCTTACGGTATTTCAATCCCCGCAAGCTTCTCGACAAACGCCCTGTCGCTCGTGGATCGGGGCATGGTCTACGCCATCGCGCATATTCGTGGCGGCAAAGACAAAGGTTTTGGATGGTACAAGGCGGGCAAGGCCGAGCACAAGCAAAACACATTCTCAGACTTCATCGCAGTGCGCGACGCTCTGGTTGCCGACAAGATCATCGCCGCTGGCAAAGTCGTTGCTCAGGGCGGCTCCGCCGGCGGCATGCTGATGGGCGCGGTCGCCAACCAGGCACCGGAGAAGTTCGCCGGTATCGTCGCGCAGGTGCCGTTCGTCGACGTTTTGAACACCATGCTCGACGATACTTTGCCGCTCACCCCGCCGGAGTGGCCCGAATGGGGCAACCCGATTGCGGACGCGACCGCCTTTGCCCGCATTCGACGCTACTCACCCTATGACGCGGTAAGCGCACAGGACTACCCCGCCATCTTCGCCTTGGCTGGCCTGACAGACCCTCGCGTAACCTACTGGGAGCCTGCCAAATGGATTGCCCGGCTTCGGGCATTGACGACGGGCGAGGCCCCGATTCTTCTCAAGACAAACATGGACGCCGGACATGGCGGCGCCGCGGGCAGGTTTGACCGGCTGGATGAGATTGCGGAAGTTTTCGCGTTTGCGCTGGCGGTCACCGGTTTGGGCGACGGGGACGGCTCAGTCGATCAGTAG
- a CDS encoding response regulator, with protein sequence MEHSVNHCGKTAVILDDNPQMREIIRSMLMATGMTDVSDYSDPYAMLRQLEQVEVDLAVIDLVLMSDLDGLAVVDRIRHNPDLRNPTMPIIMVTGYPSIAVIDQAINVGVDELVTKPLRTRDLLSRITKCLTRPRPYIYTSSQYYGPDRRRSMSDSPTGTERREHDTAVVIEQPNEARAAIAQMRADAFTEQRMVDESVLLID encoded by the coding sequence ATGGAGCATTCAGTCAACCATTGTGGGAAAACAGCAGTCATACTTGATGACAATCCGCAGATGCGAGAGATCATCAGGTCAATGCTTATGGCTACTGGTATGACCGATGTGTCTGACTATTCGGATCCCTATGCGATGCTTCGGCAGCTTGAGCAGGTCGAAGTGGATTTGGCCGTCATTGACCTTGTTCTGATGAGCGATCTCGATGGACTGGCAGTCGTTGATCGCATTCGCCACAATCCCGACCTGCGCAATCCGACCATGCCTATCATCATGGTAACGGGCTATCCGAGCATCGCGGTCATCGACCAGGCGATCAATGTTGGCGTCGATGAACTGGTCACCAAGCCGTTGCGTACGCGCGACCTGCTGTCCCGCATCACCAAGTGCCTGACCAGGCCAAGGCCATACATCTACACCAGCAGTCAATATTACGGCCCAGACCGACGCCGCTCGATGTCCGATAGTCCAACGGGTACGGAGCGCCGTGAGCATGACACCGCCGTTGTGATCGAACAGCCGAACGAAGCGCGGGCGGCCATTGCGCAGATGCGCGCTGATGCCTTCACCGAGCAGCGCATGGTGGACGAATCGGTCCTACTGATCGACTGA
- a CDS encoding superoxide dismutase has translation MAFELPDLPYAYDALGPYMSAETLEFHHDKHHMAYVTKGNELAEAAGMADKSLDDIMKASFGSNAPLFNNAGQHFNHIHFWKWMAPNGGGTSLPGSLQAAIDSDLGGYDKMRADFIAAGVGQFGSGWAWIAVKDGKLEIIKTPNGENPVVHGAAPILGCDVWEHSYYIDYRNARPKYLEAFIDSMVNWDYVAELFEAAS, from the coding sequence ATGGCCTTTGAACTGCCCGACCTGCCCTACGCCTATGACGCGCTGGGCCCATACATGTCTGCCGAAACGCTCGAGTTTCATCACGACAAGCACCACATGGCTTATGTGACCAAGGGCAATGAGTTGGCTGAAGCTGCAGGTATGGCGGACAAGTCGCTCGATGACATCATGAAGGCGAGCTTCGGATCAAACGCGCCGTTGTTCAACAATGCCGGCCAGCACTTCAACCACATTCATTTCTGGAAATGGATGGCGCCAAACGGGGGCGGAACCAGCCTTCCTGGCAGCCTACAGGCTGCAATCGATTCCGATCTTGGCGGCTATGACAAGATGCGCGCTGATTTCATCGCCGCGGGCGTTGGCCAGTTCGGATCAGGTTGGGCCTGGATCGCGGTCAAGGATGGCAAGCTCGAGATCATAAAGACGCCAAACGGTGAAAACCCGGTGGTGCATGGCGCCGCCCCGATCCTTGGTTGCGATGTTTGGGAGCACTCATACTACATCGACTATCGCAACGCGCGGCCGAAATATCTCGAAGCCTTCATCGATAGCATGGTCAACTGGGACTATGTCGCTGAGCTTTTCGAAGCAGCAAGCTGA